GGGCCAGAACATCCACGCACAGCCCAAAGCGGTCCAGAAACTGTGGGCGCAGCTGCCCCTCCTCGGGGTTCATGCTGCCCACCAGCGCAAAGCGGGCCGGCTGCTCGGCGCTGAGGCTGTCGCGCTGCACCCGCACCACACCCATGGCAGCGGCGTCCAGCAGCACGTCTACCAGATGGTCGGGCAGCAGGTTGACTTCATCGATATACAGCAGCCCGCCGTGGGCCTGCGCCATTAAACCCGGCTTGAGCCGCGCCGCGCCCCTCAGGGCAGCGTCCAGGTCCAGGGTACCGACCACGCGGTCCTCGGTGGCGCCCAGCGGCAGGTTCACGAAGGGGCCGCCGCCCGGCAGCAGGGCCGCCAGCCCCCGCGCCGCCGTGCTCTTGGCTGACCCCTTGTCACCCCGAATCAGGACCCCGCCGAGGGCCGGGCAGACGGCCACCAGTGACAGCGCCAGTAGCAGGTGAGGCTGGTGCGCCACCGCACAGAGGGGGTAGGCCGTCATGCCGGCGCCCCGCAGGCCACCCGGAGCACGGTGATCTCGAAGGTCCAGCAGTAGCGCCATCCCCCAGCTTCCTGACGCAGATACGGCTTGAGGGCGGCCAGACTCTGGGCCTCAGAAAGCGGCAGGCGGGCGAAGGTCAACATCTCAGCCGTGGTCGTAAACGTCAACTCCCGACTCTCTGTGATGGCCTGCGCTGTCACAGGCCAGCCCAGGGCCTCAAGCGCTTCCCGCAGCAACCGCGCCCGGCCCGGCTTAGGGGTGCCGGCCAGTGCGCGGCGCAGTTGCACGTGTGGACTGCCCACGCCGTCGTCTTCGAGCAGATACAGCGCGTGGCGGCTCAGACGCCGCAGGGTTTCCAGGGCCGGGCGCAGTTCGGGCTGATACGCCAGCGACCAGGCCGCCAGAACGGCGTCATGGACCGGAAC
Above is a window of Deinococcus betulae DNA encoding:
- a CDS encoding class I SAM-dependent methyltransferase, coding for MNVPADPLTRWRDLVLSARSERYRPDRDLAFWQAKAADYDHTQPALPNTVSWLRGDLHRTWSLLDVGAGTGRLLLPLVGAVAQATALDYSPDMLAQLRARGAPPHLRTVCCSLEEAPDQVPVHDAVLAAWSLAYQPELRPALETLRRLSRHALYLLEDDGVGSPHVQLRRALAGTPKPGRARLLREALEALGWPVTAQAITESRELTFTTTAEMLTFARLPLSEAQSLAALKPYLRQEAGGWRYCWTFEITVLRVACGAPA